A window from Melitaea cinxia chromosome 5, ilMelCinx1.1, whole genome shotgun sequence encodes these proteins:
- the LOC123653382 gene encoding nuclear receptor-binding protein homolog, whose amino-acid sequence MSGGRSIDKERKSPRESGEDSEDESEILEESPCGRWLKRREEVEQRDVPGIDCAHLAMDTEEGVEVVWNEVQFSERKNFKAQEDKIQMVFDNLTRLEHPNIVKFHRYWTDTHNDKPRVIFITEYMSCGSLKQFLKRTKRNVKRLPLQAWKRWCTQILSALSYLHGCVPPIVHGNLTCDTIFIQHNGLVKIGSVAPDAIHHHVKTCRENMRNMHLIAPEYGSSQMVTPAMDIYSFGMCALETAALEIQGNGDSGSHVTEDHIVRTVESLEEPRQKDFIYRCINKDPAKRPTARELLFHPLLFEVHSLKLLAAHTLVNTSANISETITDEVCGGSGGAALAWCERGGQRHEISAKDLPHAEKLEKFVEDVKYGIYPLTAYGGARRAASPSERARAAESAPAPPAPRRGRDREWRRVVTVMCSLAPAPAPAPERTLTVLLRMDDKMNRQLTCAVSRRDSAPALAAELVALGFIHEADRERICCLMEESLRNCFGQVPRAPQHVAS is encoded by the exons GTCGAACAACGAGATGTCCCAGGTATCGACTGCGCGCACCTCGCTATGGACACAGAGGAAGGTGTCGAGGTCGTCTGGAACGAAGTCCAATTCTCTGAAAGAAAAAACTTTAAGGCACAGGAAGACAAGATACAAATGGTGTTCGACAACCTCACACGGCTCGAACATCCGAACATCGTCAAGTTCCACCGGTACTGGACAGACACACATAACGACAAACCAAGG GTCATATTCATAACAGAGTACATGTCGTGCGGATCTCTGAAACAATTCCTAAAGCGAACCAAACGAAACGTCAAACGGCTGCCACTACAGGCCTGGAAACGATGGTGTACACAGATACTTTCAGCTTTAAG CTATCTCCACGGTTGCGTGCCACCGATCGTCCACGGCAACCTGACTTGCGACACGATATTCATCCAACACAACGGGCTCGTGAAGATCGGCTCAGTGGCTCCCGACGCGATCCATCACCACGTGAAGACCTGCCGCGAGAACATGAGGAACATGCACCTCATCGCTCCCGAATACGGAT CATCTCAAATGGTGACGCCAGCGATGGATATCTACTCGTTCGGCATGTGCGCTCTCGAGACCGCCGCTCTTGAGATACAGGGCAATGGCGACTCCGGTAGCCACGTCACCGAAGATCACATCGTTCGTACCGTTGAGTCCCTGGAGGAGCCGAGGCAGAAGGATTTCATATACAG GTGCATAAATAAGGATCCGGCGAAGAGGCCAACGGCTAGAGAGCTCCTGTTCCACCCTTTGCTCTTCGAGGTTCACTCTCTCAAGCTGTTGGCGGCGCACACTCTCGTCAATACTAGTG CGAATATATCGGAGACGATAACGGATGAGGTTTGCGGCGGTtcgggcggcgcggcgctggCCTGGTGTGAGCGGGGGGGGCAGCGACACGAAATCTCAGCCAAGGATTTACCGCATGCGGAAAAACTGGAAAAATTCGTCGAAGACGTCAA GTACGGCATCTACCCGCTGACGGCGtacggcggcgcgcggcgcgcggcgtcCCCGAGcgagcgcgcgcgcgccgccgagagcgcgcccgcgccgcccgcgccgcgccgcggcCGCGACCGCGAGTGGCGCCGCGTCGTCACCGTCATGTGCAGCCtggcgcccgcgcccgcgcccgcgcccgagCGCACGCTCACCGTGCTGCTGCGCATGGACGACAAGATGAACCGCCAGCTCACGTGCGCCGTGTCGCGCCGGGACTCGGCGCCCGCGCTGGCCGCCGAGCTGGTGGCGCTGGGCTTCATACACGAG GCCGACCGCGAAAGGATTTGCTGCCTAATGGAGGAATCGCTCCGCAACTGCTTCGGACAAGTACCGCGCGCGCCGCAACACGTCGCCAGCTAG